CATTATTACAAAACTTAACTTTCTAGTTTCCATTTTATCGCATAAGTTACTTCAAATGCTGACCCGGTAATCTCTGATCATATTTCCTCACATAAAtagttgataaaataaaaaagaaattgtaacaataagaTGAGATCCTAATATCCtgattgaaacttttattattgtatttgacTTTCGAATTAACGTATCTTAAAGCCAATAATAGCAAGTAAAAGCTTAAAagcattttaatttctattaaactttGATTATTCAATTTTGATGTACTCAGTGTGATTTAGGACAATTTGCGTTTCATCGTTCATCGCGGGCGATCGACATGTAATAAAGATGTCATaataataaacctaataaaacaattaaatattatttataggcATATACACCATGCGCATGCTGGATAATGGTAGCAACAATGCTTCTGGTCCAACGGGAGCAACGGCCTTGTCAGGAGTTCAGACAACTGGTGGTACGACCTCTTCGGCAACAGGCGTTACAACACTTCCGGGTGTAACAGACGAAAGAATGGATGCGTCCAGCGATAGCGCGGTCAGCAGTATGGGCAGCGAACGAGTGCCATCCCTTTCGGATGGTGAATGGATGGAAACTGGATCTAATTCTAGCCATACGCAGGCTGATTCCCATTATTCTATGGATTATGCTAGGTGATTAAAGCGTTACGTCAGAACAGCCATACAAAAATTACTTCACTGAAATAACAGTATCTACTCAgttagatttattaatagttCCTGCATCACGTAATATCATTTAGTGTTCACCCTAGAATTGATCTAACTGATTAACACGTAGGTGGCTGGCAGTTGAGCTTTTCCATTTGCATCTGAAATTCTAAGCATCTTAAAGAGAAAATAAGACGTCCTGCACGAGCAGGGAAAAGATCttgtttattaatgtaaatgaGAAACATGAGCGTGACCCTCCCCCCACAATTGTCACCACTGAAAGTAGTAAAcagataaaatttaaaattagtcAAATGGTAATAACTGCATAACAGTGTTAACTATGAAAGTTACATAAAACTTGCAAGGAATATGATAAGATATGACATGTTTTccctaaaaagaaatatttctaaatacatAGTTATTCACACTTCCTACGTGTCAGCAGTAATTTCCATTGTTTTTCGAATaggcataaaactatatagaaattcttgctgaaaaaaaacaataatctgtaatagcaaataTCGGATGTCCTACGACTGCAGCTACTCCGTTTCTGGTAGAAATGGCGGTTCTCCAAGATGCCAAACAGAACGTACCATGCCTCCAGTTGCCCAAAAGAAGCATCAAATGTTCGCAAAACGATATTTCCAAGAACAAGGTACAggcacagttttatttaatgcCAAATGAACGGATATAAACCATTTGTTtaaggaaaaatttaatttattataattttattcgacaCATTCTAGGATCGCCTCTCGGAGCTGCAGCGCATCCGACTACTCCGATGAAATACGAATACGATACGCATACAGTTGGTGCCGGAGCGCCAGGGAACGCTTACTCGGGACCAATTGAAGGTGCAGCTGGACCTCAACCTGAAATGAAATACAGCTGCAGCGTGGATTTTAGTCGCCATCAATCAGGTAAAAATAATGCTTAACGTCATTTTACGTTTGTGATGTATGTACAGTATAACATCCGTCTTATCGTTTTCAGGACGTTCTGCTATAGAACACATTCACCATAATCATACGTATCATTTACCTGCGGAGAGTTCTGGATCCCTTCAACGTCCAATTTCTCGCGATAAGAAAGGTAAGGGTTATAAACCAAAATAATCGTATGTATGCACTGTattgcattttaatttaattttatttattttcttcctttttagtACGTAAAAGCGAGGGTGAAGAGCATCTGACCAGGGACGAAAAAAGAGCCAGGGCATTGAACGTACCGATTCCAGTGAACGATATCATTAATCTTCCTATGGATGAATTTAACGAACGTCTTAGTAAATACGATCTCAGTGAAGCTCAGTTGTCTTTGATACGCGACATAAGGAGACGAGGCAAAAATAAAGTTGCCGCTCAAAATTGCCGCAAACGTAAACTAGATCAAATTATTACCCTTGCCGATGAAGTAAAGGAAATGAGAGACCGTAAGATGAGACTTATTCGTGAACACGAATTCATGCTTCTTGAGAGGCAACGTGTGAAGGACAAATTTAGTCAACTTTACCGTCATGTATTCCAAGTAagtatatagtattaattatcACTTACTGCATTATCTTTATATgtatactattaaaattaaatatattaagtgAGATATggtgtattcattttatttatcagTGAGTGAATGTTTTTGTCGGCAAGATATTTCGAACAATGCCGGTTAAGTATTGTGGCCcctttaataacattaatatacataaaaatagagAAGCTAgggttataaaaatataataaatatacataaaatatctgTATCTTAAGtagatgtaaatatatatatatccattcacaataaatagtaatgaaagtaataaaattcttGTTATAACTGATAAGTGATGCACATATGTATTCCATATTATACATATCTTTTAATACTGCAATCACTtcgaaaaaatgatttaaaaaatttcttttattatattaatttctttttttttaaatcgatataaaagCGTTTAATCGCAATCTTGAAGTAAATCGGCTTTATGACTGATTCTTCACATGATACTTAGTTCACTTTTTCtgttaaaaatgattgtttctTGTGCTTTATTTTCCATATTCGCGTTATTCctctttcattatattatatgtttacCAACATTGTAAGTATTTAATACGTCACTTCAGAATATCTTAATTTATACAGTTAATACTACGGTcgcaaaaagaaataaaataaaacgtagTATTTTATTCACAATGTTTAcgtaatttgtatatttgtattttattttcttttatatttccaaatttctcaATTCATGTGATTTTCTACTGTATAAATTGAAAAACGGTTCTAAATACTTATATTCAGAGATTCCACAAGTTTCTTAGTTCACAAATTATtacctttttatttataaacattttatacaaaattgtttaaacatatttatttatgtaactaTGTGTACATTAATttgattataaattacatataatctTGAAGTAATCATTATAACTCTTCAAGGAACGTGGAAAATAGCATCAAACAATAAAGTTAGTTGTATTACATAATATGCATTTGAAAAGATATGTATACTATTGATAGTTAAGAAATGACCAAAAATTATTTCCTGTATCTCTCGTATTTTTCAtatctttcattcatttttcattcaaaaataaatattatacatgtacGTTATGTAATTTTCAGTCATTACGGGACCCTGATGGAAATCAATATCATCCATACGAATATAGTCTTCAACAGTCTGCAGATGGAAATGTATTGTTAGTGCCAAGGAATCAGACAAATCCTCATCATCCCCGTTCGACAACAATGGAGCCGAAGACGAAGCCTAATCCGGAACATAAAGAATGAAATTGTCATAAAATcgcgtttaaaatattattttcctcacACGTTGAACGCACTTAAAGTGTTATCCATAAAGACAAATGCGGTGCTCAGAATAAAAATTAcctatgtttgttaaattacaataacataaaaatgaCTCGTGTTAAAACAAGTTCCGTGCTTAACATTCGATATATTGTATATCATATTTAAcaacgaaatttttcaaaatcattttagaAACTCACATTGAGTTATGTTTACGACTGGAAAATCATCAAACGTAGAAACAGTGATTGTACATATAGTAACATAAAATAACTACTTTATGACAAAAATAGTAGATGCTGTTCTAAAATTCTGTATTACGTttacaagtttttatttattacatcaaTCAATAATACAATCatagaatgtttcatttaaaaaaagaaaagtatagtATATAGCACATGTTCAAACCATCACTTTTTGTATGGTacaatacacaaaaatattgtTGTAATAATCCAATTaaagcaattttcttttttttttgttattctttttcttccagTATACATGAAttatgtttgttaattttacagAGCTTATATATGTGCGTGTATGTTTTTTACGTACAGTGATTgcattatatatagatatatattaaacatGATTTCCTCTTTTGAAAAACAACGTAACACATTTCGATGCGATTGTTTTATCTCTGAATGTTATACAATTAAATGAATACATAGTTGAGATAGATGTTAAGTATTGATGATCTTATCGAAATGttgttgcaataattttaatctacggaatgaagttatatttaaaattattttaactttacCAAACACTGTGCATATGTGCGCATTTTGGTAAAATCAACTAATAAACTGTATTGAGTATGTCATACATAACTCGATACAAGTGAAAAGAAACATAATGAAACTATGCCAGTAGATAAACACTTTTTTGTTATTACTTTTACACCTACGTGGTTTTAAGATCTTCATAATTTTAATGGCAAAAAAGTAAGAAATGTGTAATGCAACGTTAAATCtgcatttaaaatgaaaattaagtgAAAGGAACAATTAAAACGATAAAGGGCAAATGTCTGAGACATTGAATATAACACGTTGTTTTAAGTAATTCATACTTCTGTACAGGAAACTTctctgaaaaatgttaaattgcaGTCCATTTAAGCAAAACATTAATCAGAAATTGTAATATACAATGGCGAAAATATGTAGTAAATAATGTAAGTATGTGTATACGTATACTGCAATGTGTTTTACtgctacaatattcataatagTATTGATcaaaaaatgaacaaacataataaatacacatatttttataaaataagagaTGAATGAAGTTCAGGTATTCCACATTTGcctttttatgtatatattaatgtagttagtataattttctataaatattacgtATACATAAGCATATAAATGAGacgtatgtatttatgtatatgcttgtatgcatttatatatatgtgtgtgtgtgtgtgtatgtatatatgtatgcatatatattatatattatacattatatataataggcacattatacatatatgtaaatgtatacACACAAAGTAAAAATGAGATATatgttataatgttaaaaacaaacgaaacaaaaaagcTGTTTATGCCGACAATTTATAATAGTCAactctttattaatatttacatacacaATTGTATTTATACTATTGGGTGTAGGCTGTCTTTACATACTGTACTTAGCTAGTGGAGATCACATTGTTGAAGACTatgataaaagaataatttataataactctGTTCGTATATTGTACAAACGAACCACATTTATACGAATCTTTAATTACATCTGATCACATTTTAAGATCTCCCATGtcattaaatttctatattgtataaataaagcTGAATAAACCTTTGGGGAAAGTACTGTATGTACTTTGATATCACATATACACAATACTTACCCACCCCTGCATAATTTTACAAAGAATAAAATCCTATTAAAGTTACAGAGcctttatttgtaaaatacatatGTTACATACCACATTTCAATGCtacatttatacaaatataactgTAAGAAAAAAATTACACCTTTCATAATATTAACGTATTTCATCCTTTAATCCGACTGCAGGTTGAATGAAGCATGTATTTAAGTTTATGTAGAACTTAAGTCaagatattgtattttaatcttTGCTTAACAAAATATCTTGGTGACTTGTAttgattaaatacatttattcctCTCGATAAATATTGTAAACTCACAAAGttctaaattcttttctttgatgccctttataataataaattatgataaaCACTGCTTCAAAATCAATGACTTTTatgattaaaattttctattttttatgttacaaataatCTTTTGCTTCATTCACTCATAATTAAGAGACTTATCCCAACAAAATATTCTCATCTTCATTGTAAAATCTCATTGTTGCCacttatatttaacacgttccctaccagaccgttttttgaagactttccgttcaggcgtatacgccccacgcttTACAACTGTATTGTTATATTTCTGAAGTATGccttacaataattaaaatagtgCAAAAATCATAATTATCAAGGAAAGGGTCTATAGTTTAAGATGCATAACAGAACAaaccaataaattaatttttctaggaattagtttaacaaatacCTGTCTGAACATTACTTTACCAAGCGAGTTGCATCCtcacatataatttttttttatcatacCTATatcagtttaaaataaaacattttaattgaaatcaagTTTGTATACAATTACAGAGGGATGTTACGGTgaactttattaaaacattcCAAACATAAGTGTGGTTTATCCACGCAACTATTGCAGAATGTTGAAACTTTTACAGTATAGTTTCTTGCCGATTGGGAACctaaatttttaacatttttttcgtaACAAATTTTGCAGCGCCTTCTTATCGAATTAAAGTggcctttcttttttttaatttcgtgtCGATTTCTTCTTGGTCCAATTAGtagagaattattattattattattacacgacATCAGATTCATTGCTAATTTTTTCGGAATTCGATGCTTGTTATTTTTCGGTATGTaagaatgttatatataatcCATGAATTTACTACAGCTGTGTTCAGGCAAAGTTCAAACACAATTTTTTTTGTACCACTTTACTGATTTTCGTAGAGTACTGCAATATGAAGCCATTTGATCGCAGATATTTACATAAGACTTTCCTTCATTATAATCCACAATAACCTTCGGTTTTATAACAATATTCCCCCTTTTCTGCATAACCACAGTTTCATTAGAATGCTTCATTGATAATAGAAGGACATCTCGCTTGTCCTTCCATTTCAATATTGTCAAACCATCATTGCTTTCCTTAGCAATATATTCATATCGctgtaatttttttgaaagTAGATCTTTTGGAATTCCACGGCGATTTGATTGCATTGTTCCAACCAGATGAGTGTTTTGAGTTTCTTGGCTAATTCGATACTTGTGTACCAGTTATCGGTACATATTGTATGACCTTcgccaaatatatttttacacaatgACAGAACAACATTGGTAGGCGTTGTTTTCTCCATATCCGTTTTTTTCCCACAATAAATTTTGAAGGTGATCGTGTATCCCGGTGCTGaacataatttgaatattttgataccGTACTTATgtcttttttgttttatatactgtttgAAGACAATGCAACCTCGAGAAGGAATCAGAGATTCGTGTACACAAACAATTTCGCCTGGTTCAaaatacttttcaaaattttcatttaacatatCAATCACTCTTCTAATTTTATACAAGCGGTcgtttacattttctttttcattgtcgTTAAAATGCAACATTCGTAGCAAAAGTTCAAACCGATTTCTTGACATTATTGAAGATGGAAGAGTTTGCGAATATGCCGGATCTTTGGACCAATACAAACTTATTTCTGGAAGCTTTACAATTCCCACCCACATAACAAGTCCAAAAAAAACGTTTTATCTCGCTTTTGTCCGTTGCTTTCCATTCATTTAATCGCGATGTTGTTTGTTCTAATAGTAATTTTTGCGCATACCGATAGGTTTCTATAACTACCAGTTCGAAGAATTCATCATTCACaagcaaaaaataaatatcttccGGTTTTTCATaagtttgattaaatattttgaaacccGGTGTACCAACGAAAGGCGTAAGGCGCGATTCTATAACACTGAAATAATATATACGTACCGTATTTCCTtcgtttattatactttagaaacACACTGAACTATAAATAAATCCCAACTTCAGTGAAGCAGTAACTATTATATACACGCGAATAAATGACTGATCGAAACAAGAGAAGTGCAATTAAAACAAGTTGCGGTGAAAAAAAATTGTCTACCACGctgcgtggggcgtatacgccccacgatCAAATGAGCGCATCAGCAATAGTGTTAAGATGCCCATAATTGACTGCataaggaatttttaaaaaattcttcattttacaatgataataccaaatggcttgaacggaaagttcagcgTGGGGCGCATACGCGCCACGCGGCAGGGAACGTGTTAAggatttaatttaatatgtacATTTAAACTCTAACAAATATACAAGATGAATCTATTAAGATAAAATAAGTTTCAAGCTAAAATTATGTAACATcaagagaataataatataataatcagttTCTTGCTATTTTTCACTGACATATGatatcattttaaatatgatGTTTAACAGTTTATGTTAATTACCCATTgaaaaatttgtacataaaagATGATGAAACGAACTTGCACTTATGAATTGCCTGTACAGTTGAATATAGTCGACAACATATCGAGTATTTCTTACgtcaaaaatcattaaaataactgcgaaataaaaaaatacttcGCGAAGTTGAAATATCTtctaaactaataataataatttttatacagaatatAGAGTTTCATCGAGTATTAGATAAAAAACACGattctatttgaaaaaatgaagatgACCTTGAAATCTCCAAACTTCTTCTActtacaacaaaattatttctgcCACTCTATAATCcttattatattgttacataCAACTTTTGTTTCTAAAGTTCTTTCAAATCTCCAGGAACAGTGGGGATACTCAAGGTTCTCATTCTTACtgaaacaccttgtatatacTGTATACATATACCGTGGTTGGAAAAGATGATAATAAGTAggtatgtaattataaaaagaaagaaacggtgTTTAATTTTGCATTAAGAAAATGATAACATAGTGGTTTAAAGGTGTAAATTatgatatgaaaaatataacttGTTAACCAGGCGATTTCTTGCCCATAACCATCATGTAATCAAGTGAAAAgttcgataattatttgaagtgAAATATCCCACGATAAATACCATTATGTATGAATTATTAGGAGTACCTACAAGCGATATCATttcttaaaatagaaatttgttcaaattttttaaatcgtacATGAGACACTCACAATCAGTTAATGAGACAGTCACCGTAATTTACAACATTTTGCCATCTGGAACCGATCTTTTGTATGCTCCTTTCATTAAAAATCCCTTGATTTGTAgagatctaaataaatgaaaattgggTGGGGCTAAGTCAGGAAAGTACGGCGGATGTACCAAAGTTTGATCTTTTCTGATCTCCTCTGATCTTTTGCTGCGTAACTCCTACAGTATGCGGCCTTGCATTGTCATGCTGCAGTATAATAACCTTTCTGTTAACCAAAATAGATTGCTTTTTTGCAATAATGTATTACATGTATAGTTTTCATATGCTGCTTTCTTTAATTGTAAGCTATTCTCATTTTGCGGTGatacacttttataaaaattttcagtGAACGGTGCCTCATTTTATGAAGATAGAAAatcttgta
The window above is part of the Nomia melanderi isolate GNS246 chromosome 2, iyNomMela1, whole genome shotgun sequence genome. Proteins encoded here:
- the cnc gene encoding NFE2 like bZIP transcription factor cap-n-collar isoform X9 codes for the protein MDLIEVLWKQDVDLGFTLVEPTATTKKASTSEKETEDDIEKLKALEAINAKDEKKDTKEFETQEDDPWAGLPYTVDLETGEYILSSGNQGGSGSNTADEDDQLLRDTSLDLDNHPLAGLADDSLGLTDTLELENDFPSDLLGGGLLGSASVEGLLNNDTLQFPDGFSLEEALQLVGLDEAQTEETKPEVKKKKEDVAEESTSAKGETAITTSSNVEVAKSSRCEDPETGDMIHTPQFHHPHHPHHRSFQGRMPFVRAMSMEQRWQDLASLLSLPGAPDHFAHPAHPGYPGHGISHSHYEAQRNVLLHNATLAPPVGDLNSTSPYHNVGGSSNLGSAVATSMNLTNSSEPMGAESGAAYKSEPGDMMYYHTPTSDSINQTTDGFLSSLLNDEDLHLMDMAMNDGIYTMRMLDNGSNNASGPTGATALSGVQTTGGTTSSATGVTTLPGVTDERMDASSDSAVSSMGSERVPSLSDGEWMETGSNSSHTQADSHYSMDYASKYRMSYDCSYSVSGRNGGSPRCQTERTMPPVAQKKHQMFAKRYFQEQGSPLGAAAHPTTPMKYEYDTHTVGAGAPGNAYSGPIEGAAGPQPEMKYSCSVDFSRHQSGRSAIEHIHHNHTYHLPAESSGSLQRPISRDKKVRKSEGEEHLTRDEKRARALNVPIPVNDIINLPMDEFNERLSKYDLSEAQLSLIRDIRRRGKNKVAAQNCRKRKLDQIITLADEVKEMRDRKMRLIREHEFMLLERQRVKDKFSQLYRHVFQSLRDPDGNQYHPYEYSLQQSADGNVLLVPRNQTNPHHPRSTTMEPKTKPNPEHKE
- the cnc gene encoding NFE2 like bZIP transcription factor cap-n-collar isoform X8 — protein: MSKVDMDLIEVLWKQDVDLGFTLVEPTATTKKASTSEKETEDDIEKLKALEAINAKDEKKDTKEFETQEDDPWAGLPYTVDLETGEYILSSGNQGGSGSNTADEDDQLLRDTSLDLDNHPLAGLADDSLGLTDTLELENDFPSDLLGGGLLGSASVEGLLNNDTLQFPDGFSLEEALQLVGLDEAQTEETKPEVKKKKEDVAEESTSAKGETAITTSSNVEVAKSSRCEDPETGDMIHTPQFHHPHHPHHRSFQGRMPFVRAMSMEQRWQDLASLLSLPGAPDHFAHPAHPGYPGHGISHSHYEAQRNVLLHNATLAPPVGDLNSTSPYHNVGGSSNLGSAVATSMNLTNSSEPMGAESGAAYKSEPGDMMYYHTPTSDSINQTTDGFLSSLLNDEDLHLMDMAMNDGIYTMRMLDNGSNNASGPTGATALSGVQTTGGTTSSATGVTTLPGVTDERMDASSDSAVSSMGSERVPSLSDGEWMETGSNSSHTQADSHYSMDYASKYRMSYDCSYSVSGRNGGSPRCQTERTMPPVAQKKHQMFAKRYFQEQGSPLGAAAHPTTPMKYEYDTHTVGAGAPGNAYSGPIEGAAGPQPEMKYSCSVDFSRHQSGRSAIEHIHHNHTYHLPAESSGSLQRPISRDKKVRKSEGEEHLTRDEKRARALNVPIPVNDIINLPMDEFNERLSKYDLSEAQLSLIRDIRRRGKNKVAAQNCRKRKLDQIITLADEVKEMRDRKMRLIREHEFMLLERQRVKDKFSQLYRHVFQSLRDPDGNQYHPYEYSLQQSADGNVLLVPRNQTNPHHPRSTTMEPKTKPNPEHKE